The Flavobacterium piscisymbiosum genome includes a region encoding these proteins:
- a CDS encoding glycoside hydrolase family 10 protein, with translation MHKNQQVLFSIIFLFFVGLISNAQEKIIYPKNEFRGVWIATVVNIDWPKTAIDGVEKEKADYLEILEAYKKLNYNAVIVQIRSVGDSFYPSEFAPWSRFLTGKEGVAPNPYYDTLAWMIEEAHKRGFEFHAWLNPYRATFDLNKNLLSPNHDIFKHPEWMIEYAGKYYYDPALPEVQQHLTKVVKEVVDKYDIDAIHFDDYFYPYTVPGKTFNDTASYRKYGAGLTLSDWRRANVSSFVHTISTTIKASKPWVQFGISPFGVWRNKSMDPKGSETQSTSNYDDLYADPVLWMDQKWIDYILPQLYWSMNNPRASYSKLVKWWSENSNNTALYIGHASYKIRGDSDKSWNFVSEIPTQIDFARSFKKVGGSAYFSSKWFMNKNADVVRVLEENQYKYPALPAPVPNLKHIVIDIPVVNEYQKDSVHYAFNIKAPLNTKVRYMVVYGGESTSKIDINDPSKIIEKITVYENEGTIQFSIPAEKMNQYKACAVTFIDYFANESTPTTIDLKKTFKLYSPAQPNENR, from the coding sequence ATGCATAAAAATCAGCAAGTACTTTTCTCTATTATATTTTTATTTTTCGTTGGATTAATTTCTAATGCACAGGAAAAAATAATTTACCCTAAAAACGAATTTAGAGGTGTCTGGATTGCAACCGTTGTCAATATCGACTGGCCGAAAACAGCCATTGACGGTGTCGAAAAAGAAAAAGCTGATTATCTTGAGATTTTAGAAGCTTACAAAAAGCTCAATTATAATGCGGTAATCGTTCAGATTAGAAGTGTTGGAGATTCTTTCTACCCATCAGAATTTGCGCCCTGGTCACGTTTTTTAACTGGTAAAGAAGGTGTGGCTCCCAATCCTTATTACGATACATTGGCGTGGATGATTGAGGAAGCGCATAAAAGAGGTTTTGAGTTTCACGCCTGGCTGAATCCGTACCGTGCTACTTTCGATTTAAACAAAAATCTTTTAAGCCCAAATCACGACATTTTTAAACATCCGGAATGGATGATAGAATATGCCGGAAAATATTATTACGACCCTGCATTGCCTGAAGTTCAGCAACATTTGACAAAAGTTGTAAAAGAAGTCGTTGACAAATACGATATTGACGCGATTCATTTTGATGATTATTTTTATCCTTATACAGTTCCCGGAAAAACTTTTAACGATACGGCATCGTATAGAAAATATGGTGCGGGTTTAACTCTATCAGACTGGCGTCGTGCGAATGTGAGCAGCTTTGTACACACAATTTCCACTACGATAAAAGCCAGTAAACCATGGGTACAATTCGGAATCAGTCCGTTTGGGGTTTGGCGTAATAAATCGATGGATCCAAAAGGTTCTGAGACACAATCGACCTCTAATTATGATGATTTATATGCAGATCCTGTTTTATGGATGGACCAAAAATGGATCGATTATATCTTGCCGCAATTGTACTGGAGTATGAATAACCCAAGGGCTTCTTACTCGAAATTGGTAAAATGGTGGTCTGAAAACTCTAATAATACTGCTCTTTATATTGGTCATGCTTCGTATAAAATTAGAGGCGATAGTGACAAAAGCTGGAACTTTGTAAGCGAAATTCCAACCCAGATTGATTTTGCAAGAAGTTTCAAAAAAGTAGGCGGAAGTGCGTATTTCAGTTCTAAATGGTTCATGAACAAAAATGCTGATGTTGTACGGGTTTTAGAAGAAAATCAATATAAATATCCTGCGCTTCCTGCTCCGGTTCCTAATTTAAAACATATTGTAATTGATATTCCGGTGGTGAATGAATATCAAAAAGACAGCGTACATTATGCGTTTAATATTAAAGCGCCGCTGAATACAAAGGTGCGTTATATGGTAGTTTATGGAGGAGAAAGTACCTCGAAAATAGACATTAACGATCCGAGCAAAATAATTGAAAAAATCACGGTTTATGAAAATGAAGGCACCATCCAGTTTTCGATCCCGGCTGAAAAAATGAATCAATATAAAGCTTGCGCTGTAACATTTATTGATTATTTTGCGAACGAAAGTACCCCGACTACGATCGACTTAAAAAAGACATTTAAACTTTATTCACCTGCTCAGCCTAATGAAAACAGATAA
- a CDS encoding LemA family protein — protein MFVILPILILFIFLWIFYYNSLIGKRNQVTNAFSAIDVMLKKRFDLIPNLVEIVKQYTDYEQSTLTKIVELRAKATSGSVSDTEKASLDAELSTTVRGLMVNVENYPDLKANASFTNLQTTWTESEEQIAAARRTYNAVVTDFNNAIMMFPGNLFAGMLSYTPIEVLATAEEERKNISAKELFNR, from the coding sequence ATGTTTGTTATTTTACCCATCCTTATCCTCTTTATCTTTTTATGGATCTTTTATTATAATTCCCTTATCGGAAAAAGAAATCAGGTAACGAATGCTTTTTCGGCTATTGATGTGATGCTTAAAAAACGTTTTGATTTGATTCCGAATCTGGTTGAAATTGTAAAACAATATACCGATTACGAACAAAGTACTTTAACAAAAATCGTTGAGCTTCGTGCCAAAGCAACTTCCGGTTCCGTTAGTGATACCGAAAAAGCAAGTCTTGATGCAGAATTGAGCACGACGGTAAGAGGTTTAATGGTAAATGTCGAAAATTATCCAGATCTAAAAGCAAACGCAAGCTTTACTAATTTGCAAACCACCTGGACAGAAAGCGAAGAGCAAATTGCTGCTGCCAGAAGAACTTATAATGCTGTGGTAACAGATTTTAATAACGCTATTATGATGTTTCCGGGTAATTTATTTGCCGGAATGTTGAGTTATACTCCAATCGAAGTTTTGGCAACAGCCGAAGAAGAGCGTAAAAATATTAGTGCAAAAGAGCTTTTTAATCGCTAA
- a CDS encoding MFS transporter, with product MKTDNKPWFWIPLLNFASGLPYAVIISVSVIMYKNLGISNEDIGVYTSLLYLPWVIKPLWSPFIELHGTKRKWFLSMQLLISIAFLLVGFTIPASGFFIMTLAIFWVAAFASASNDIASDGFYLLVLPKEQQSFFLGIRSTFYRLSLLAGNGLIVLFAGYLEHKYGDNTKAWSYTMIAVGLLMTFITIYNFFFTPKNEINADVNHKIVPHQNFATIFVSFFKKKQIGLVLAFILVFRLGESQLLKMLSPFLLDKKEIGGMGLDTEAVGIIYGTLGIFALTVGGILGGIAISKQGLTKWMFPMFLAMHLPILGFIGLAHFQPEEIFHLHINLYFFEINSPLNLYTCITVILEQFGYGFGFTGFMMFLIHVAEGESKTAHYALATGFMALGMMLPGMLSGYIQQFLGYQNFFIWVLLATIPGLILSRFLEFPKDFGKKTA from the coding sequence ATGAAAACAGATAATAAACCCTGGTTTTGGATTCCGCTTCTTAATTTCGCATCTGGTTTACCTTATGCCGTAATCATCTCAGTTTCTGTCATTATGTACAAAAATCTGGGAATTTCAAATGAAGATATTGGAGTTTATACCAGTTTATTATACTTACCATGGGTTATAAAACCACTCTGGAGTCCGTTTATAGAATTACACGGAACTAAGAGAAAATGGTTTTTATCGATGCAATTATTGATTTCGATCGCCTTTTTACTGGTCGGATTTACGATTCCCGCAAGTGGCTTTTTTATTATGACTCTGGCCATTTTTTGGGTTGCTGCTTTTGCTTCGGCTTCTAACGATATTGCGAGCGATGGTTTTTATTTGTTGGTTTTACCAAAAGAACAACAATCGTTTTTCCTCGGAATCAGAAGTACTTTTTACCGACTTTCACTGTTAGCCGGAAACGGATTGATTGTTTTGTTTGCAGGATATCTGGAACATAAATATGGTGATAATACCAAGGCATGGTCGTATACCATGATTGCCGTTGGTTTATTAATGACTTTTATTACTATTTATAATTTCTTTTTTACACCAAAAAATGAAATCAATGCTGATGTAAACCACAAAATCGTTCCGCATCAAAACTTTGCCACCATCTTTGTAAGTTTCTTTAAGAAAAAACAAATCGGATTGGTTTTGGCTTTTATTCTGGTTTTCCGTTTAGGCGAATCACAATTGCTTAAAATGTTAAGTCCATTTTTATTGGACAAAAAAGAAATAGGCGGAATGGGATTAGACACTGAAGCTGTTGGAATTATCTACGGAACTTTAGGGATTTTCGCTTTAACAGTTGGAGGAATTTTGGGAGGTATTGCCATCTCTAAACAAGGACTTACCAAATGGATGTTTCCTATGTTTTTGGCCATGCATTTACCAATTCTTGGTTTTATTGGATTAGCTCATTTTCAGCCGGAAGAAATTTTCCACCTGCATATAAACCTTTATTTTTTCGAAATAAACTCCCCGCTTAATCTTTATACCTGCATCACTGTTATATTGGAACAATTTGGATACGGTTTTGGTTTTACAGGCTTTATGATGTTTTTAATTCATGTTGCCGAAGGAGAATCAAAAACAGCTCATTACGCATTGGCAACCGGATTCATGGCTTTAGGAATGATGTTGCCGGGAATGTTAAGTGGTTATATACAGCAATTTTTAGGCTATCAAAACTTTTTTATATGGGTTTTGCTGGCAACAATTCCGGGATTGATTCTTTCCCGATTTTTAGAGTTCCCAAAAGATTTCGGTAAAAAAACAGCATAA
- a CDS encoding DUF6896 domain-containing protein, with translation MIEEILTNYIKFIRNFETLLKDKYKQDINPCSFSRTFFERKGNIDGIEYWFHGSGCTAEKDGVIYAYDIAINEIEFSQWKFSELIRTHPEYQKLNYSPEFIEYELYQLFNKGILGWVIIEGIEGKDFGCVFMEYRVLLEPPYVIN, from the coding sequence ATGATAGAAGAAATCTTAACAAACTATATTAAGTTCATTAGAAATTTTGAAACTTTACTAAAGGATAAGTACAAACAAGATATAAATCCATGTTCGTTTTCTCGTACTTTTTTTGAAAGAAAAGGAAATATTGATGGAATTGAATATTGGTTTCATGGAAGTGGCTGTACGGCAGAAAAAGATGGAGTTATTTATGCTTATGACATTGCTATAAATGAAATTGAGTTTTCGCAATGGAAATTTTCAGAACTTATTAGAACGCACCCTGAATATCAAAAATTAAATTATAGTCCTGAATTTATTGAATATGAATTGTATCAACTTTTCAATAAAGGAATTTTGGGTTGGGTTATTATTGAGGGAATAGAAGGAAAAGATTTTGGATGTGTTTTTATGGAATATAGAGTTCTTCTGGAACCGCCTTATGTTATAAATTAG
- a CDS encoding SIR2 family NAD-dependent protein deacylase, translated as MGWLLSKIALELTGNPEYYLDVKSHCHTNSTFDYLKIANIIEEKFNSTLQEDRNGKFKHINDVFYEKMKNSISISRFKIYIAELFSKIEFRDEMLEELKDLKKIRKNIGSVITTNYDGLIENIFEFTKLIGNNILLSNPYGSVYKIHGCFENPEKIIITNNDYEAFDNKFELIRAQLLSLFIHNPIVFLGYSVGDENIKKILKTIFSYVEPNSELATKIKNNFLLVEYGKDIDDLTISEHDIVLEGDLTIRINKIKTDDFSSIYNSISDLQLPVSALDIRKVQNIVKEMYAGGDIKVSITEDLDTLKNGEKILAIGSQKTISYHFETGAELLSNYFNVIDESNIQILNLIDKFKIQATQYFPVFGFHKINSGFETADKLKKQQVNNINLCMKNMPVSCKVMHGSIDGIMEDEHIPPSSKMNALMWSTFQDNINLDEIEQFLREKMSTTSTDYRKLLSVYDLKKYNN; from the coding sequence ATGGGATGGTTATTAAGTAAAATCGCTTTAGAACTAACTGGAAATCCTGAATATTATTTAGATGTAAAGTCTCACTGTCATACAAATTCTACTTTTGATTATTTAAAAATTGCTAATATTATTGAAGAAAAATTTAATTCTACTTTACAAGAAGATAGAAATGGAAAATTTAAACATATCAATGATGTTTTTTATGAAAAGATGAAAAATTCAATAAGCATAAGTAGGTTTAAAATTTATATTGCAGAGTTATTTTCTAAAATAGAATTTAGAGATGAAATGCTTGAAGAATTAAAAGATCTTAAAAAGATTAGGAAAAATATAGGTTCTGTTATTACTACAAATTATGATGGCTTAATTGAAAATATTTTCGAGTTTACAAAATTGATTGGTAATAATATTTTATTAAGTAATCCTTATGGCTCAGTTTATAAAATTCATGGATGTTTTGAGAATCCTGAAAAAATTATTATAACAAATAATGATTATGAGGCTTTTGATAATAAATTTGAATTGATAAGAGCGCAGTTGCTATCATTATTTATTCATAATCCGATTGTTTTTCTAGGTTATAGTGTTGGAGATGAAAATATAAAGAAAATTTTAAAAACAATTTTTTCTTATGTAGAGCCAAATTCTGAATTAGCTACAAAAATAAAAAATAACTTTTTGCTTGTTGAATATGGAAAAGATATTGATGATCTAACTATAAGTGAGCATGATATAGTTTTAGAAGGAGATTTAACAATTCGTATTAATAAAATTAAAACTGATGATTTCTCTTCAATATATAATTCAATTTCAGATCTTCAATTACCAGTAAGTGCCCTAGATATTAGAAAAGTTCAAAACATAGTCAAGGAAATGTATGCAGGAGGAGATATAAAAGTTAGTATTACGGAAGATTTAGACACCTTAAAAAATGGAGAAAAAATTCTAGCAATCGGCTCACAAAAAACAATAAGTTATCATTTTGAAACAGGAGCTGAACTTTTATCAAATTACTTTAATGTTATTGACGAGTCTAATATTCAAATTTTAAATTTAATTGATAAATTTAAAATTCAAGCAACTCAATATTTTCCAGTTTTTGGTTTCCACAAAATTAATAGTGGATTTGAGACTGCGGATAAATTAAAAAAACAACAGGTAAATAATATAAATTTATGCATGAAAAATATGCCAGTATCATGTAAGGTTATGCATGGATCTATTGATGGTATTATGGAAGATGAACATATTCCTCCATCGAGTAAAATGAATGCATTAATGTGGAGTACTTTCCAAGATAATATTAATCTGGATGAAATAGAGCAATTTTTAAGGGAGAAAATGTCAACAACATCAACTGATTATAGAAAACTATTAAGTGTCTATGATTTAAAAAAGTATAACAATTGA
- a CDS encoding DUF3137 domain-containing protein, translated as MDSEISNNPALQEVLNTLEVDRKKIASTYTVCYTVFGIAALLIVGGLLIGAATVAIILSLIPIIVGIVMLFQIDGDAQKYKVAYKMNVVSTALKKINESLTFVPQSGLMEGEFIDSDLFTTEPDRYKTQDLISGTVDKTSFSFAEVHAEYKTETQTKNGTRTEWHTIFKGIIFVADFNKNFTVSTVVRPKSFGNTVGAWFSKNIFSFGNTEIVQLENTNFDNQFVTYSRNQIEARYILTPAMMERILDLNNKSDETISLSFISSKMYIAFPLSNNYFEAPIHTSLLVPDLLTDDLSIVQFMHDIVHELDLNTRIWGKG; from the coding sequence ATGGATTCAGAAATCAGTAATAATCCCGCCTTGCAGGAGGTTTTGAATACATTAGAAGTTGACCGTAAAAAAATTGCGTCGACTTATACCGTTTGTTACACCGTATTTGGTATTGCAGCATTACTTATCGTGGGCGGATTACTTATAGGAGCTGCAACTGTGGCTATTATATTAAGTTTGATTCCGATAATTGTGGGTATTGTAATGCTTTTTCAGATCGATGGTGATGCCCAAAAATACAAAGTAGCTTATAAAATGAATGTTGTATCAACGGCATTAAAAAAGATCAACGAAAGTCTCACTTTTGTACCTCAAAGCGGACTTATGGAAGGTGAATTTATAGATTCTGACCTTTTTACAACAGAACCGGATCGCTATAAAACACAGGATTTAATAAGCGGAACTGTCGATAAAACTTCTTTCTCGTTTGCCGAAGTTCACGCCGAATATAAAACCGAGACGCAAACCAAAAACGGAACGCGTACCGAATGGCATACGATTTTTAAAGGAATTATTTTTGTAGCCGACTTTAATAAAAACTTCACGGTTTCGACAGTTGTCAGGCCAAAAAGCTTTGGAAATACGGTTGGCGCATGGTTTTCTAAAAATATTTTCAGTTTTGGAAATACTGAAATTGTACAGTTAGAAAACACCAATTTCGATAATCAGTTTGTTACCTATTCCAGAAATCAAATCGAGGCAAGATATATCTTAACGCCCGCCATGATGGAAAGAATTTTGGACTTAAACAATAAATCCGACGAAACGATTTCGCTTTCGTTTATAAGTTCAAAAATGTATATCGCTTTCCCGCTAAGCAACAATTACTTCGAAGCGCCTATACATACGTCGCTTTTAGTACCCGATTTACTTACCGATGATCTTTCGATTGTTCAGTTTATGCATGATATTGTTCATGAACTGGATTTGAATACGAGGATTTGGGGGAAGGGGTAA
- a CDS encoding FAD-binding and (Fe-S)-binding domain-containing protein: MSITKELEQLSTSLEGTLLYDDLHKTLYSTDASVYRIRPKAVAVPKTIEDISKIIRFAAQHHLSITPRTAGTSLAGQTVGDGIVVDVSKNFTKILNFDPIKKTVTVEPGVIRDELNLFLKPHGVFFGPNTSTTNRCMIGGMVGNNSSGTTSIRYGVTRDKIVEIKGLLSDGSEVVFNKLTSAEFIEKTKGDTLENKIYKSLYDELSVKATQDEIIKEFPKPEIHRRNTGYAVDILLKSDLFGGTEPTINVGKLLCGSEGTLAFTYEITLKVDDLPPANNIMVVAHYHSIQESLESVEVAMKHHLYTCEMIDDTILDCTKTSREHIKNRFFLVGEPKAIMMFEVASHDPEDAERQANALVADLEKNNFGYALVKIYGADIEKVNELRKAGLGLLGSIVGDEKAADSIEDTAVELSDLPAYIAEFSAMMLRHGQGAIYYAHAGAGELHLRPVLNLKKTSDLKLFRTIATDVAILVKKYRGSLSGEHGDGIVRGEFIPFMIGETNYELLKRIKLAFDPNSVLNIGKIVNALKMDENHRVVSGRVEPDIKTFQDFSDSLGILRAAEKCNGSGDCRKLPSAGGAMCPSYRATKNEKETTRARANALREYLTYSEKENKFDQKELYEVFELCVSCKACASECPSNVDVATLKAEFLYQYQKANGFSTRNKIFAHNAKLNKMGSKFPSITNFISNQSLVKKSMGIAPERQVPLLAKKTFKKWYENHKAQKSDFPNGQVYLFNDEFTNYYDVNIGIDAFELLTKLGYEVLIVDHEESGRTYLSKGFLEEAKKIANINVNIFKDLISAKAPLIGIEPSAILTFRDEYLRLADDKEAAEKVSQSAFTIEEFFKKEIIDGKIKPDSFSDEKKEIKIHGHCHQKSLSSVEATFAMLNLPTNNTVTIYNSGCCGMAGSFGYEKEHYQVSMQMGEDTLFPKVRATGENVKIAAAGTSCRHQIFDGTSREAQHPVSILRNCLR, encoded by the coding sequence ATGTCAATAACTAAGGAGTTAGAACAATTATCAACATCGCTAGAAGGAACACTTTTATACGATGATCTTCATAAAACGCTTTATTCGACCGATGCTTCGGTGTACAGGATTAGACCAAAAGCGGTTGCTGTGCCTAAAACAATCGAAGACATTAGTAAAATAATCAGGTTTGCAGCACAGCATCATCTTTCGATTACACCAAGAACGGCCGGAACTTCGCTTGCCGGGCAAACGGTTGGTGACGGAATTGTGGTCGATGTTTCGAAAAACTTTACCAAAATCCTGAATTTTGACCCGATAAAAAAAACAGTTACAGTTGAGCCCGGTGTGATTCGCGACGAACTTAATTTATTTCTGAAACCCCACGGCGTATTTTTTGGTCCTAATACTTCGACGACAAACCGATGTATGATTGGCGGAATGGTGGGGAATAATTCTTCTGGGACAACTTCCATCAGATATGGTGTAACGCGTGATAAAATTGTCGAAATCAAAGGACTTTTGAGCGATGGGTCGGAAGTGGTTTTTAACAAACTGACTTCGGCTGAATTTATCGAAAAAACCAAAGGAGATACTTTAGAAAATAAAATATATAAAAGTCTTTACGACGAACTTTCGGTAAAAGCAACGCAGGACGAAATTATAAAAGAGTTTCCGAAACCGGAAATTCATAGACGAAATACAGGTTATGCCGTTGATATTCTCTTAAAATCGGATTTGTTTGGCGGAACTGAACCTACAATAAACGTAGGGAAATTACTTTGCGGAAGCGAAGGAACTTTGGCCTTTACTTATGAAATTACCTTAAAAGTCGATGATTTACCGCCTGCGAATAATATTATGGTCGTGGCGCATTATCATAGCATTCAGGAATCGCTGGAATCTGTTGAGGTAGCAATGAAACATCATTTGTACACTTGCGAAATGATCGACGATACGATTTTAGATTGTACCAAAACAAGTCGTGAACACATAAAAAACAGATTCTTTTTGGTTGGAGAACCAAAAGCAATTATGATGTTTGAAGTGGCTTCGCACGATCCTGAAGATGCCGAAAGACAAGCGAATGCTTTGGTGGCCGATTTAGAAAAAAATAACTTTGGTTACGCGCTCGTAAAAATTTACGGTGCCGATATCGAAAAAGTAAACGAATTGAGGAAAGCCGGTCTCGGACTTTTAGGAAGTATTGTAGGCGACGAAAAAGCAGCCGATTCTATTGAAGATACAGCGGTTGAATTAAGTGATTTACCGGCTTATATTGCGGAGTTTTCGGCAATGATGTTACGCCACGGACAAGGTGCAATTTATTATGCGCATGCCGGAGCGGGCGAACTGCATTTGCGTCCGGTTTTGAATTTGAAGAAAACATCAGATCTTAAACTCTTTAGAACCATCGCGACCGATGTGGCGATTTTGGTGAAGAAATACAGAGGTTCATTAAGCGGTGAACACGGCGACGGAATTGTGCGCGGAGAATTTATTCCGTTTATGATTGGCGAAACCAATTATGAATTGCTGAAAAGAATCAAATTGGCATTTGACCCGAATTCGGTTTTGAATATTGGGAAGATTGTCAATGCCTTGAAAATGGATGAAAACCATCGTGTAGTTTCGGGCAGGGTAGAACCGGATATTAAAACGTTTCAGGATTTCTCAGACAGTTTAGGAATTTTGCGCGCTGCCGAAAAATGCAACGGATCTGGCGATTGTCGAAAATTACCATCGGCAGGAGGAGCAATGTGCCCGAGTTATCGTGCGACCAAAAATGAAAAAGAAACAACGCGTGCAAGAGCCAATGCGTTGCGTGAATATTTGACGTATTCTGAAAAAGAAAATAAATTCGACCAGAAAGAACTTTACGAAGTTTTTGAGTTGTGTGTAAGCTGTAAAGCCTGCGCCAGCGAATGTCCGAGTAATGTGGACGTTGCAACTTTGAAAGCCGAATTTTTATACCAATATCAAAAAGCAAACGGATTTTCGACCCGAAATAAGATTTTTGCGCACAACGCAAAATTGAATAAAATGGGAAGTAAGTTTCCGTCGATCACCAACTTTATTTCGAATCAATCGCTTGTTAAAAAAAGCATGGGAATTGCGCCTGAAAGACAAGTTCCGCTTTTGGCGAAAAAGACGTTCAAAAAATGGTACGAGAATCATAAAGCACAAAAAAGCGATTTCCCAAACGGTCAAGTGTATTTGTTTAATGACGAATTCACGAATTATTATGATGTAAATATCGGAATCGACGCTTTTGAATTATTGACGAAATTAGGTTACGAAGTGCTAATCGTAGATCACGAAGAAAGCGGAAGAACCTATTTATCAAAAGGATTTCTGGAAGAAGCCAAAAAGATCGCGAATATCAATGTAAATATTTTCAAGGATTTAATTTCCGCGAAAGCGCCATTGATAGGCATCGAACCTTCGGCAATTCTGACTTTTAGAGACGAATATTTACGTTTGGCTGATGATAAGGAAGCTGCTGAAAAAGTATCGCAAAGCGCTTTTACAATCGAAGAATTCTTTAAAAAAGAAATCATCGACGGAAAAATAAAACCGGATTCTTTCTCAGATGAAAAGAAAGAAATCAAGATTCACGGACATTGTCATCAAAAATCATTGAGTTCGGTAGAAGCGACTTTCGCCATGCTGAATTTACCAACCAATAATACAGTTACAATTTACAATTCGGGTTGTTGCGGAATGGCAGGATCGTTCGGTTACGAAAAAGAACATTATCAGGTAAGCATGCAAATGGGAGAAGATACCCTATTCCCAAAAGTGCGTGCCACCGGAGAAAACGTAAAAATCGCCGCCGCAGGAACCAGCTGCCGCCATCAAATTTTTGACGGAACGAGTAGAGAAGCACAACATCCGGTGAGTATTTTGAGAAATTGCTTGCGTTGA